The DNA window GGGAGAGCCGATCTGTGCTGTTTGCCACGGTATGCAGCACCAGCGCGAGATTATGGGCTCGCACGCTCGACTGTCGGACGGGGGCACTGGAACGAGAAGTCAGGCGAGCCGTCACGCCCTTGACAATGCCACATCCTGAGCAAATAATTCAACCACTAAACAAATCAACCGCGTTTCCCGGAGGTAACCGTGTCTGTCCAGGCCACACGCGAAGACAAGTTCTCCTTCGGTCTCTGGACCGTTGGATGGCAGGCTCGTGACGCGTTCGGTGACGCCACGCGTACGGCACTCGACCCGGTCGAGGCCGTGCACAAGCTCGCTGAGATCGGCGCCTACGGCATCACGTTCCACGACGACGACCTGGTGCCCTTCGGCTCGGACGCCCAGACCCGCGACGGCATCATCGCGGGCTTCAAGAAGGCGCTCGACGAGACCGGCCTGATCGTCCCGATGGTGACCACCAACCTCTTCACCCACCCGGTGTTCAAGGACGGCGGCTTCACCAGCAACGACCGTTCCGTGCGGCGCTACGCGATCCGCAAGGTGCTGCGCCAGATGGACCTCGGCGCCGAGCTGGGCGCGAAGACGCTCGTCCTCTGGGGCGGCCGCGAGGGCGCCGAGTACGACTCGGCCAAGGACGTCAGCGCCGCCCTCGACCGCTACCGCGAGGCGCTCAACCTGCTCGCGCAGTACTCCGAGGACCGCGGTTACGGCCTGCGCTTCGCCATCGAGCCGAAGCCGAACGAGCCCCGCGGCGACATCCTGCTCCCGACCGCCGGCCACGCCATCGCGTTCGTGCAGGAGCTGGAGCGTCCCGAGCTCTTCGGCATCAACCCGGAGACCGGGCACGAGCAGATGTCGAACCTCAACTTCACCCAGGGCATCGCCCAGGCGCTGTGGCACAAGAAGCTGTTCCACATCGACCTGAACGGTCAGCACGGCCCGAAGTTCGACCAGGACCTGGTCTTCGGCCACGGTGACCTGCTCAACGCGTTCTCGCTGGTCGACCTCCTGGAGAACGGCCCGGACGGCGCCCCGGCGTACGACGGACCCCGTCACTTCGACTACAAGCCGTCCCGTACCGAGGACTACGACGGCGTCTGGGAGTCGGCGAAGGCCAACATCCGGATGTACCTGCTGCTCAAGGAGCGGGCCAAGGCGTTCCGCGCCGACCCCGAGGTGCAGGAGGCGCTCGCCGCCAGCAAGGTCGCGGAGCTGAAGACCCCGACCCTGAACCCGGGCGAGGGATACGCCGAGCTGCTCGCCGACCGCAGCGCGTTCGAGGACTACGACGCCGACGCCGTGGGCGCCAAGGGCTTCGGCTTCGTCAAGCTGAACCAGCTCGCGATCGAGCACCTGCTCGGAGCCCGCTGACCATGGCGTTGGTAGCCGGGATCGACAGCTCGACCCAGTCCTGCAAGGTCGTGATCCGCGACGCCGAGACAGGCGCGCTGGTCCGGCAGGGCCGGGCGAGCCATCCGGACGGCACCGAGGTGCATCCGGACGCCTGGTGGTCGGCGCTGCAGTCCGCGATCGAGGAGGCGGGCGGTCTCGACGACGTCGCCGCCGCCTCGGTCGCCGGGCAGCAGCACGGCATGGTCGCACTGGACGAGAACGGTGAGGTGGTCCGCCCGGCGCTGCTGTGGAACGACACACGCAGCGCCGGCGCGGCCGCTGACCTGATCGCCGAGCTGGGCGGCGGCGAGAAGTGGGCGGAAGCGGTCGGCATCGTGCCGGTCGCCAGCTTCACCCTCACCAAGCTGCGCTGGCTGGCCCGCAATGAGCCGGCAAACGCCGCGAAGGTCGCCGCGGTCTGCCTGCCGCACGATTGGCTGACCTGGAAGCTGTCCGGGTCCACCGACATCGCGGACATCAAGACCGACCGCAGCGACGCCAGCGGCACGCTCTACTGGTCCGCCAAGACCAACGAGTACCGGCGAGACCTGCTGGAGCTCGGCTTCGGGCGGGACCTGGTCCTGCCCGAAGTGCTGGGTCCGACCGGGATCGCCGGTCATCTGCCGAACGGCGCCCCTCTGGGACCCGGCGCCGGTGACAACGCGGCGGCCGCCCTCGGCACCGGCGCGCTGCCCGGCGACGTGATCGTGTCGATCGGCACGTCCGGCACGGTCTTCGTCTCCTCGGACGTCGCGCCGGTCGACGGACGCGGCACGGTGGCCGGCTTCGCCGACACCACCGGGCGGTTCCTGCCGATCGTGGTGACGCTCAACGCGGCCCGGGTGCTCGACGCGGCGGCCAAGCTGCTCGGCGTGGACCACGACGAGCTGTCCCGGCTCGCGCTCTCCGCCCCGGCGGGCGCCGACGGGATGGTCCTGGTGCCGTACCTGGAGGGGGAGCGGACCCCGAACCGGCCGGACGCCACCGGCGCGATCCACGGGCTCACGCTCAAGACCTCGGATCCGGCGCACCTGGCCCGGGCCGCCGTCGAGGGGATGCTCTGCGCCCTCGCCGACGGTCTGGACGCGCTCGTCGCGCACGGCGCCGAGGCGAACCGGATCGTGCTTGTCGGTGGCGGCGCGCGCAGTGAGGCGGTCCGCCGCATCGCGCCCGCGCTGTTCGGCAAGCCGGTGCTGGTCCCGCCGCCGGGTGAGTACGTCGCCGACGGCGCGGCCCGCCAGGCCGCCTGGGTCGCTCGCGGCGGGGACACCCCGCCGGCGTGGTCGGCGGCCAGCCCCGAGGTGTACGAGGACGACCCCGTCCCGTTGATCCGCGAGCAGTACGCGGCAGCTCAGAACGCCGTGATCGACCGTACCCGCTGAAGGTTTTCGGCCGGCTCTTCTCCGGCGAGGAAAAGAGCCGGCCGAAAACTTGTTGTCCCCTCGCCACCCGCGGCATCTACATGTCATCCCCGCATGTAGGAAGGACCCGCAGTGGCAGAGAGAAGATCTCGAAAGCGGACCGCGATCGCCCTCGCGGCCGCACTGCTCGTGCCCGCCGGCCTGATCGGCTGGGCCGTGCTGCCCTCGAACGCCGCGGCCACCCCCGCCGCCGGTGTCACGTACCAGTTGGTGGTGAAGAAGAGCGGCAAGTGCATCGATGTGCCGGCCGCGTCGAAGGACAACGGCGCCCTGCTTCAGCAGTGGGGTTGTACGGCGAACTCGGCGTGGCAGCAGTTCAAGCTGGTCGCGTCGGGAAGCAACTTCCTGATCCAGAACGTGAACAGTGGTAAGTGTGTCGATGTGCCGTCGGGGTCGAAGACCTCGGGTGCGCGGTTGCAGCAGTGGGGTTGTGTCGGTTCGCAGACCAACCAGCAGTTCAGGCTGACGGCGTCGGGCACGGACACGTTCCAGATCATCAACGTGAACAGCGGCCTGTGCGTCTCCGATCAGGGGGCGTCGACGGCCAACGGCGCGTCGATCATCCAGGAGACGTGCACGGCGAACTCGAACAAGCAGTGGGCGTTCACCCCGGTCAGCGGTTCGAGCACCGGAAGCTTCACGGTCGCCGCCGACGGCTCGGGTAGGTACAAGACGGTGCAGGCCGCGATCGACGCCGTCGCCGCGAACAACACCGCCCGGCAGACGATCACCATCAAGCCCGGCACGTACCGGGAGATCGTCACGATCCCGTCGAACAAGCCGTTCATCACGCTCAAGGGGGGCGGTGACTCGTCGGACGACGTGGTGATCGTCAACAACCGCAGCAACGCCGGTGGTTACGGCACGTCGGGCAGCGCCACGCTCTTCGCCAACGGCAAGGAGTTCAACGCCGCCAACCTGACGATCTCGAACGACTACGGCGAGGGCAGCCAGGCGGTCGCGGCCAACCTGAACGCCGACAAGCTGATCTTCGACAGCGTCCGGTTCCTCGGCGCCCAGGACACGCTGCTGGTCAACAGCGGCCGGTCCTACGTCAAGAACTCGTACGTCGAGGGCACCGTCGACTTCATCTTCGGCGGCGGAACCGCGGTGTTCAACAACGCCAAGATCTACCAGAAGCGCAGCACCGGTGGACCGATCACGGCGGCCCGCACCGACCCGGGCAACGCGTACGGCTTCCTGATCTACAAGTCGACGGTGACCGGCGCGACGAACAACACCACGCAGCTCGGCCGCCCGTGGGGTCCCGACGCGCAGGTGCTGTTCCGTGAGACCAGCCTCAGCGCCACGATCAAGACCGCGCAGCCGTGGATCGACATGTCGTCGAACTCGTGGAAGAACGCCCGGTTCTTCGAGTACGCGAACACCGGCTCGGGCGCGACGACGAACGGCAACCGCCCGCAGATGAGCGCGTCGACCGCTGCCAACTACACCCCGCAGAAGTACCTCGCGGGCTCGGACAACTGGAACCCGGTGGGTTGATCATGAAGATTTCCAAGAGGCGTGCCGCTCTGACGGCCGTGGTGCTCGCCGTCCCCGCCGCGCTCGTCGGCTGGGCCGTGCTGCCCTCCAACGCGGCGGCCGCGCCGGCCGCCGGCAGCACCTATCAGCTGGTGGTGAAGAAGAGCGGCAAGTGCATCGACGTGCCGGCCGCCTCGGCGGACAACGGGGCGCTGCTGCAGCAGTGGGGCTGCACCTCCGGCGCCGCGTGGCAGCAGTTCAAGCTGGTCGCGTCGGGAAGCAACTTCCTGATCCAGAACGTGAGCAGCGGCAAGTGCATCGACGTGCCGTCCGGTTCGAAGACCTCCGGTCAGCGGTTGCAGCAGTGGGGTTGTGTCGGTTCGCAGACCAACCAGCAGTGGAAGGTCACCGCGTCGGGCACCGACACGTTCCAGATCGTCAACGTGAACAGCGGCCTCTGCATCTCCGACCAGGGTGCGTCGACCGCGAACGGCGCGTCGATCATCCAGGAGACGTGCACGGCGAACTCGAACAAGCAGTGGGCGTTCACCCCGGTCACCGGCGCGACGACGTCGCCCACCGCGTCGTCGAGCGGCCGCACCTGGGCGTCCACTCCGGACGGCTTCGCGTCGACCGGCGGCGGCACCACGGGCGGCGCGGCCGGCACGACGGTCACCGTGAAGACCCTCGCCGACCTGACCAAGTACGTGACCGCCACCGAGCCGTACGTGATCAAGGTGGCCGGCGCCATCACGATCACCCCGAAGGGCACCGAGCTCAAGGTCAAGTCGAACAAGACGATCGTCGGTGTCGGCACCAAGGGTGAGATCGTCGGCGGCGGCTTCTTCCTGGGTACGGGCGTGAAGAACGTCATCATCCGGAACCTCACCATCCGCGACACCCAGATGACCGAGGACGACCCGGACGACAAGGACTTCGACTACGACGGCATCCAGATGGACACGGCCGACCACATCTGGATCGACCACAACAAGATCACGCGGATGAACGACGGCATGATCGACAGCCGCAAGGACACCACGTACCTCACCGTGTCCTGGAACGTGCTGGACACCGGAAACAAGGCGTTCGGCATCGGCTGGACCGAGAATGTGACATCGCGGATGACGATCCACCACAACTGGATCAAGAACACCAACCAGCGGAACCCCAGCGTCGACAACGTGGCGCTCGCCCACCTCTACAACAACTACCTGCAGAACGTCACCTCGTACGGCAACCTGTCGCGCGGCAGTACCAAGCTGGTTCTGGAGAACAGCTACTTCGACAAGGTCGCGAACCCGTGGAACGTCAACGACCTGACGAAGGGCCAGCTCAAGCAGAGCGGCAGCATCGTGAAGAACTCCACCGGCAAGCAGGTGACCAACGGGTCCGCCTTCGACCCGAAGAGCTACTACTCGTACACCTTGGACGCGGCAGCGGACGTCCCCGCGCTCCTCGCCAAGTACGCCGGCCCGCAGGCCAACATCGGCAACTG is part of the Actinoplanes missouriensis 431 genome and encodes:
- the xylA gene encoding xylose isomerase, with the protein product MSVQATREDKFSFGLWTVGWQARDAFGDATRTALDPVEAVHKLAEIGAYGITFHDDDLVPFGSDAQTRDGIIAGFKKALDETGLIVPMVTTNLFTHPVFKDGGFTSNDRSVRRYAIRKVLRQMDLGAELGAKTLVLWGGREGAEYDSAKDVSAALDRYREALNLLAQYSEDRGYGLRFAIEPKPNEPRGDILLPTAGHAIAFVQELERPELFGINPETGHEQMSNLNFTQGIAQALWHKKLFHIDLNGQHGPKFDQDLVFGHGDLLNAFSLVDLLENGPDGAPAYDGPRHFDYKPSRTEDYDGVWESAKANIRMYLLLKERAKAFRADPEVQEALAASKVAELKTPTLNPGEGYAELLADRSAFEDYDADAVGAKGFGFVKLNQLAIEHLLGAR
- the xylB gene encoding xylulokinase: MALVAGIDSSTQSCKVVIRDAETGALVRQGRASHPDGTEVHPDAWWSALQSAIEEAGGLDDVAAASVAGQQHGMVALDENGEVVRPALLWNDTRSAGAAADLIAELGGGEKWAEAVGIVPVASFTLTKLRWLARNEPANAAKVAAVCLPHDWLTWKLSGSTDIADIKTDRSDASGTLYWSAKTNEYRRDLLELGFGRDLVLPEVLGPTGIAGHLPNGAPLGPGAGDNAAAALGTGALPGDVIVSIGTSGTVFVSSDVAPVDGRGTVAGFADTTGRFLPIVVTLNAARVLDAAAKLLGVDHDELSRLALSAPAGADGMVLVPYLEGERTPNRPDATGAIHGLTLKTSDPAHLARAAVEGMLCALADGLDALVAHGAEANRIVLVGGGARSEAVRRIAPALFGKPVLVPPPGEYVADGAARQAAWVARGGDTPPAWSAASPEVYEDDPVPLIREQYAAAQNAVIDRTR
- a CDS encoding pectinesterase family protein, which produces MAERRSRKRTAIALAAALLVPAGLIGWAVLPSNAAATPAAGVTYQLVVKKSGKCIDVPAASKDNGALLQQWGCTANSAWQQFKLVASGSNFLIQNVNSGKCVDVPSGSKTSGARLQQWGCVGSQTNQQFRLTASGTDTFQIINVNSGLCVSDQGASTANGASIIQETCTANSNKQWAFTPVSGSSTGSFTVAADGSGRYKTVQAAIDAVAANNTARQTITIKPGTYREIVTIPSNKPFITLKGGGDSSDDVVIVNNRSNAGGYGTSGSATLFANGKEFNAANLTISNDYGEGSQAVAANLNADKLIFDSVRFLGAQDTLLVNSGRSYVKNSYVEGTVDFIFGGGTAVFNNAKIYQKRSTGGPITAARTDPGNAYGFLIYKSTVTGATNNTTQLGRPWGPDAQVLFRETSLSATIKTAQPWIDMSSNSWKNARFFEYANTGSGATTNGNRPQMSASTAANYTPQKYLAGSDNWNPVG
- a CDS encoding RICIN domain-containing protein, which encodes MKISKRRAALTAVVLAVPAALVGWAVLPSNAAAAPAAGSTYQLVVKKSGKCIDVPAASADNGALLQQWGCTSGAAWQQFKLVASGSNFLIQNVSSGKCIDVPSGSKTSGQRLQQWGCVGSQTNQQWKVTASGTDTFQIVNVNSGLCISDQGASTANGASIIQETCTANSNKQWAFTPVTGATTSPTASSSGRTWASTPDGFASTGGGTTGGAAGTTVTVKTLADLTKYVTATEPYVIKVAGAITITPKGTELKVKSNKTIVGVGTKGEIVGGGFFLGTGVKNVIIRNLTIRDTQMTEDDPDDKDFDYDGIQMDTADHIWIDHNKITRMNDGMIDSRKDTTYLTVSWNVLDTGNKAFGIGWTENVTSRMTIHHNWIKNTNQRNPSVDNVALAHLYNNYLQNVTSYGNLSRGSTKLVLENSYFDKVANPWNVNDLTKGQLKQSGSIVKNSTGKQVTNGSAFDPKSYYSYTLDAAADVPALLAKYAGPQANIGN